One window of Actinomycetota bacterium genomic DNA carries:
- a CDS encoding cytochrome c oxidase assembly protein yields the protein MSVLDWHPHPEVWALLAASAGGYVLAQRRWGAATRSQKTLFGLGLLTLLVASEWPVHELAERALYSVHMVQHLLISLIAPPLLMRGVPAPVWRGLLGAGARLRVVRTLSKPLLALVIFNAVIVLTHWPALVDASLRSEPIHFGVHLLLFSSAMLMWVPVLSPILELPALSYPGRMFYLFLQSLVPTVPASFLTFGDSVLYRFYAAAPRVTSLSALDDQRLAGLIMKLAGGFVLWAVIALLFMKWYSAERSSDWDALAWRDVDRQMRTGLSRG from the coding sequence GTGAGCGTGCTGGACTGGCATCCGCATCCTGAGGTGTGGGCGCTGCTCGCGGCCTCGGCGGGCGGCTACGTCCTGGCGCAGCGCCGGTGGGGGGCCGCCACCCGGTCCCAGAAGACGCTTTTCGGGCTCGGCCTGCTGACGCTGCTCGTCGCCTCGGAGTGGCCGGTCCACGAACTCGCGGAGCGGGCGCTGTACTCGGTGCACATGGTCCAGCACCTGCTGATCTCGCTGATCGCACCGCCCCTGCTGATGAGAGGAGTGCCGGCGCCCGTCTGGCGGGGGCTGCTCGGGGCGGGGGCCCGGCTGCGGGTCGTCCGGACGCTGTCCAAGCCCCTGCTGGCCCTGGTGATCTTCAATGCGGTGATCGTGCTCACGCACTGGCCGGCGCTGGTGGATGCCTCTCTTCGCTCCGAGCCCATCCACTTCGGCGTCCACCTGCTGCTGTTCTCGTCGGCGATGCTGATGTGGGTGCCGGTGCTGTCTCCGATCCTTGAGCTGCCGGCGCTGTCCTACCCGGGGCGGATGTTCTACCTGTTCCTGCAGTCGCTGGTCCCGACGGTTCCGGCGTCGTTTCTCACGTTCGGCGACAGCGTCCTGTACCGGTTCTACGCCGCGGCCCCCAGGGTGACGAGCTTGTCGGCTCTGGACGACCAGCGCCTGGCGGGGCTGATCATGAAGCTGGCCGGCGGGTTCGTCCTGTGGGCGGTAATCGCCCTGCTGTTCATGAAGTGGTACTCGGCGGAGCGCAGCAGCGACTGGGACGCTCTGGCCTGGCGTGATGTGGACCGGCAGATGCGAACGGGGTTGTCACGTGGATAG
- a CDS encoding cytochrome C oxidase subunit IV family protein, whose amino-acid sequence MAQADAHATEHAHPGPGEYVKVALVLAVVTAAEVGLYYLKTLPESVVVGLLMLFMVVKFVLVALWFMHLRFDSPIFKRLFYTGIVLAIAIYGVVLVSFGMFR is encoded by the coding sequence TTGGCGCAAGCGGACGCGCACGCAACCGAGCACGCCCACCCGGGCCCCGGCGAGTACGTCAAGGTCGCGCTGGTTCTGGCGGTCGTGACGGCGGCAGAGGTCGGCCTGTACTACCTGAAGACGCTGCCCGAGAGCGTCGTCGTGGGCCTGCTGATGCTTTTCATGGTGGTGAAGTTCGTCCTCGTCGCGCTGTGGTTCATGCACCTGAGGTTCGACTCGCCGATCTTCAAGCGGCTGTTCTACACGGGCATCGTCCTGGCGATCGCCATCTACGGCGTCGTCCTGGTGAGCTTCGGGATGTTCCGGTGA